The segment TAAATTGGTAAAAGGTTGCTGTTGGAGGGTGGTGGTATAGTGATTGgcgtttcagcaccatggatagtTATATATCTGATATGAAGTGCCAAGTGTGGGTTGGTTGGAATATTGAAAGATGTCCACGAATCTTCAGTGGTACTGAGAATACTCAACATGCTGGCATACAGACGTCTGATCTGATGTCCATGAATTGAGGTTCTTTGCTCATCACTGCTTCATTTCTATTCATAGCTGCTTAATTTCATGATTTATAAGGATACAAAGCATAATACAAGCATATTTTCAGGTTATGCATCAGTACATCTTACAACTTTCTCTGTAGGGACAACTATGAAGCAGATTTTTGTGAATTTTTCTGATGAtagttctttttattttagtatAAATAGTAAGATTCTATAAAGTTTTAGGACTGTTGTGATCAGAACTGACCATGAATCATGTGTCTCTGAGTTTGCATTTGACTCTCAGAATAACAAGGAAGAAAATGAAAGTGTAAAACGATAAGCTTCTTCAGAGTGAGAGAAGGGACCTTGCTGATGGAGAGGCAGAAATATTGGATGTTTACAGCTCCTGTGAAGTTTTAAGATGGTTATAAAGCTGACTCAAATTAGTACTATTGCCTCTACATGACCTAAAAAGGCAAAGAAGACCATCTGCACTAAGATTTATAATTTCTATATAGTTAATGTAGTGCCTATAGCCTTTGTCACTGGGAAATGTCAGACAAGTTACAGATAAGTACTTTTTTTCCCACAGGGAGGGGCAGAAAATCAATGCAAACCAAAGGTGCCCCACAGGAGATATAAGTTAATATCTCCTGTGAATGATTTATGAACAGAGACGGACAGAGGGCTCAGCTGGAGGACACACCGTCATTGTGTGCCATATAAGGAGAATAAATTCTGATGATCAGTTTTATCAGCACTTTTGGCTTCCAGTCTTTTGTATCGTTTTGTGAAAAGGCTGTTGTTTGAGCTTTTGTCTGGTTTGATACTTTGTCTTTCCAACCATGTCTCTTTAAAGATTCACAGCAAGTGAGGCTTTTGACGGTTAAAAAAAAGTAGGATGAGATTTTAGGATCAAAACAtgacttacacatgtacaggacaagatcagcaaacaCATGGGGCGCCGCAATCAACACCAACCTACAGTTCCTCACAGGGGCTCTAACTTTTCACAAATAGTTGtacctcctcctctgcttcttcttcctccagatTTCTTCCCGGACTGCTCTTGATTCAAACAGACAATCAAAAGTTTCCCCCTGCTATCACCATGAGCATGTGCAGCAGCAAGGCCCTGACACTGCTGAGCAGCCTCTTTGCAATCAGCAGCCTGGGGCTGCTGGGAGTGGCGGTCAGTACCGACTACTGGCTGTACCTGGAGGAGGGTGTCATCATGCCTCTGAACCAGAGCACTGACATCAAGACTTCGTTGCATTCAGGCCTCTGGAGAGTCTGCTTCCTTGTTGGTAACCAAACCTGTGAATGTGTGGTTGAATTAGTGTGTAAATCAGGATTGTTGCACAGACACATGGTTGGTGTTGGACGTTGAAGGAGAATGATTATATTCTGAGACGTTCCGTTGTCTAAAtgtggcagcagcaggaagctgaTCCATCACACTGACACATCATCACAAAATGACTTTCACAAGTACCTCATCACTTTGCAAATGTTTGAGTgagcatgtgtttttgtgtgtgtgagagagtggtTGTAGTTAGTGTGGAATACAAGAAGCAGAGAGCGCCAGAGCAATCTAAAGTGATTTGTATTTGTATCATTTCTTGACTTATTAGTCTGAGGTTTTAGTTCAGGCGATCTTAACTTTCCTATTTACGTCATGCTCAAATTTCAtgcttatttatctatttatttttaagttgtattttcgggcatttctttttaatttaataggacagctgaagagagaaaggaaatgttgGTAGTGTGGCATACAGCAAATGGCCAAagctgggagtcgaacccacgtccactgcaacgaggactatagcctctatggCGTGCGACTATGGGGTACACGCCAAAATAGCTTGGCCAATGGTGCTCCACACTTCGAGATTATTTTGTGCTGAGTTTCTAACTTTTTTCCTGCTGTGAATCTATATATAATATCTGAATCATAatatctgctcctctgtccttaAAATGGACTCAGAGTCTTATCACCTTTTTTCCCATCTCTTCACCTTCCCAACAACCTGCACACATGCTCGTGTCCTCCATCACCTCCTTAATATTCATTCATGCCCTTTAGACATTTTCCTGAGGGATCATCCACTGGTACTGTGCCATCTGGGTGGACgagttttatttgttcttttctGTCCTATGATGACACATCCTGCTGGGGCCTTTTACTTTTTCTTATTGTCTGTTCATGTTCTGTCTTCAGGTGAGGAGTCTGGTCGCTGCTTCACCATCGCGTATATTATGCCTATGAATGTGCAGCTGACGTCTGAGTCCACTGTAAACATGCTCAGTGAGTATCTGCATGAACAGccagatgtttttttaagatgaAATCCTTTTCTCTGATAATAATATGAGGTTCTTTCTGAATGTAGCCAGACTGATGCTTCTGAGTCGTCTGAGTCATCTTAGTCCTCGTGTCCTTGTCCCGCTCCTCTACAGAATACTTAGAGCCTTTTCAGAGCCAGTTCCCCTCACAGTCCTTCAGAGTAGCTGAGGTTCATCACTCATGGGATGAGTCAGCGTAGTAGGCGCTGATATTTTCCTCCATTCACTGATTGGATGATGCTCAAGCGTCCCCATGTTATCTAGTTTCAAGGTTGATAGTCCTGTCCTTGCAGTATCACCAACAACAGCTCAGAACAGAAGCCAAAGTTGAACTTAATCATCAGCAGACTCACACCCCTATCTGTCTTGGGGTTAACAGCAGCTTTCCGCCTCTCCTCAGAGATGATTCGCTCCGCCACTCCATTTCCGCTGGTCAGCCTCCTCTTCATGTTCATTGGCTTCATCCTAAGTAACATTGGGCATGTTCGGCCTCACCGCACCATCCTGGCATTTGTCTCTGGGATTTTCTTCATCCTCTCAGGTAGACCCGTCATATTTCCTTCCTTATCTCTTGCTTCTGTTTCTGTCATCTATCCTTCTTTTAATGTCATGTATATTTCTTTCACTGTCTCTCAGGTCTGGCTCTGGTGGTGGGTCTGGTGCTGTACATCTCCAGTATAAATGATGAAATGCTGAACACGACCAAGAGCAGAGACTCTTATGTTAGCTACGAGTACGGCTGGTCCTTTGCCTTCGCTGCTATCTCCTTCCTACTCACTGAggtgagaaaacaacaacaacaacaatttcTGCCATAATTGCTACCGAGGTCCCAAAATgttagtaaatatgttgaatatGATGCTCAAAATTAGGAAAGTGTTAGATCACATTGGTTACTCAATtgaaaattaacaaaaacatgaaaaaagttgtgGGTAGTTTAAGGAGAAGGCAGCTTAAGTTGCTTGTAGTTTCTTCAGCATTTGAATTGACCAGTAAGCCTTTTTAAAAGCCTTGATTTACCGTCAGTGTCTtcttcaaaatgtaaacatgtacAGTGGAGCATAGTGTCTACTTTTATCATGCCTGTAACGGCTGCTATTGTTTTTCAGTTGTCCCAAATTTGTTGGATTTGGCATTTCTAATTGTGTTGAACTGTTTCAAATATTCTGCTGTCTTAAGTAcatagagataaaaaaaatacatttttaacacaatTGATCAAAATATCATAAACTGTGACTCCTTATAGATTTAAACTAATCTCAACAAACCCAATCTGAttttgtctgtgaaggatctcagttaTCCcagtcatggtaatccaaagcttgatccgtaaggaaACTAGACTGGTAgaaaattcttgaagacgtttcccctctcctccgaaaggcttcttaagttctgaccagactggggaagagctagtaggaggagaggtgaaacgtcttcaagaattttctaccagtccagttgcttaatggatcaagctttggattatcAATCTGATTTTACCAAATAAATTTGACATCActgtcattattattttgttcttttgttgttttttaatttgaggaTTGAACTATAAatgtccattttttatttttatttttttattctattttattttattttatttgtttataccAAAAGTTTAAGTTTGTGCAGGTCAGAATGAGTGTAAAGATGAAAAGTGAGTGTTAAGCTCCCTCTGGTGGTCACAGAGATGAAATGCAAAAGTGTTACTACATGTAGCAGTAACATAAGAGTTGGTGGTTAAACAGGAGCTGTTGCAGTAATATTGTATAGAGGCTATAATATAGAGACTCATAAAATAGTCCACATTAGATTCTGTAAGGTAGATTCTGTAAGGTAGATTATAGCAGCGATATCTGAAGTGGGGTCAAGGCCTtccaaaaaacaaatacaaatttttaatgatttaaaaatacatattttatctAGTACAGTGAAATAAATGCAATAATAGAGGctacattttaaattgaattatttgTGGAAGTAAAAAAATTGTCATAATTTTTctgctgtctttgtctttatgtGACCCCTGAGGTGACTACGACAGAGAAACGATGCAGTAGGTTGatttacagcagcacaggaaacacagcaagTTCACATATTGTAgttaggctaattttctgcagctcAACAGTATGAAACTCACATATTCACACAAACATCCCCTGTGCTCTGCTTACTAAATACTGTACATGCTCCCAGTGCTGCAACCTAAACAAGATTTCTTGTACCCCAGCACTGGCCTTTCTTAATTTACTGTAACTAATAATATGGGTATTTGGCTGGTGTGTTCTTTCTTTGTCCTAATGTCTACTTTTGGATACGTCTGTTCGTGCTTGTGCACCACTGTAATCAATGTTTAATCATCTTTAGGGAAAGGTTGGGTCACCACTCTCAAGCACCATTATTTTGGGGGTTTCCAGGCAGAAAAGTTTAAGTACATCTATATTATAGTGAAGCATCAATAAGAGTGTTTTactttaatatattttcatgTGTCTCTGTACTTTCTACAGAGTGCCGGTGTCATGTCTGTCTACCTCTTCATGAAGCGTTACACAGCAGAGGAGATCTACCAGCCTCGACACCCCGGCTTCTACCACCCCCGCCTCAGTGACTGCTCTGACCACTCAGGTCAGTTCCTCCACCCGAAGGCCTGGTCACGCGGGCGAAGTCCATCAGACGTCTCCAGCGACACTTCACTCCATTTGAGCACCAGCTACCCCACTCTCCTCAAATACCCAGACTATGATCAAGTCTCCTCTTCACCCTGCTGAGGGGGTCACAGAGGTCACCATGGATGACCTGCTGAGGACAGAGTTTTCTttcaagaaaaagaaatatatacaaGTTAGATATTTAACTGTGACTTTCATGTTTTCTAGGGGGGAAAATATGTGCAGCTGAGGCCTGTTGACTCTGAAAATAAGTCCTGCTGAGCCACCTGTTGCTGTTTTAGGGTCAGAGATGCTTTGTGGGAGTTTGTAATCCTAGTGGAATCAGCTTTTTTTCAAGGCTGGGACAAGGTTTCAAAAAAGTACAGGACTAACATGTTTGTCTCAGAAATAAAAAGCTGGAGAAAAGCAGAATTCTTCTGAACTTAAtttgttctttgtttaactATATCTCAGTGTTTTACCCTTTTAAACCTCattgatgtttctgtttgtcaatAATTTAACTTCCTCATTTTGCAATAAAGCAAGCTTCTACGAGGATATACATGCACTAATCAGACCTTTCCAGTCCCAATAACATGACCAATAGGCCACTTTATTACTACAGTAAACTAAAATGAGAGGGGAGTGATGTGTATgggtatgtgtatgaatgtgtaggtctgtgtgtgcatttagTGGTGTGAAAGGTGATTATTGAAGGTGAGGTTGGAGTTCAGAGTGGCAACAGTGATAGGAAATATAGTCCAGAGCTTGACTGCTAATGATAGGATAGTGTGGTGGAGAGTGGTAAGGAGGGACGGGAGAGCCTGATGAATCATGCCTTGCTGGCCCAAGCCTGACAACAGCAGTCCCCGGACCATTGGGTGGGAACCTGCCATCAGCAAGGCCCAGCCAGACTCAGGTGTGTACCTGAGTATGAAGGAGAGGAATCAGTACAAGCAAAAATTGCAAAAAGACTCACACTGTCCAACTACAAatgtacatttattatttattaacatttaagCACTTTAATTTATGACTTTGGACCAGCATCTTCTTTTGAACCCTGAGACTTAAGCTTAGAAAACGTATTTGTTGCCACTTTGTTAAATACACAGGAATTTTCCCCTGTATGATACTTTAATATTAGAAGTTAAATTAGATATAATTAGTGGAGATATGAAAGGTAACTAAATGATATTAAACcttatgtactgtatgtgtgcacacataccTCATGCCACCCTTGCATAAGTCAGTAtcccagttgggccaccccagtccaaaaagtctggacatgcccctggtTAAAAGCATCAATAGTACCACAAAATGTCTTCTTATATTGCTCAAACCTGTCCCTCCGTACTGAACATTAAAGAAGCAGTGGAGGCACCAGGAAGTTGAAGGGCATAGATGCAGGAGAACAGAGGGGGACTTATTTTGCTTCCCTGATACTTTCCAATGTAGCTTACAGGTGTCTAAAAGTGCCTACCCCAACTTCCAGTGTGtaattggtgtttttttctggaCAAAAGCAGTGTCTTTttggtttaaaataaaaagttattatCTGCACATTATGTTTTGAGAACAATATTGATATTGCTGTAATCTGTTACGTTTTGAGCCCTACACTACCATACCCCTCAGCTCTTGTCCTCCTAAATGATATGGCTTACATTTGTGCTATtcttattttaacatttgatttattcattACACTAAGTAACCACTAGAGGGGGCTCGCTCCCCTCTGCTACACCTTATCTCATCCGCTGAGATGCTTCTAACTCATCATGTTTCCTTGGGCTTTCCTGTTCTCCTTCACATCCTGTAAATTTACCTTGTACTCAGCATTAAACATTGTTCCTCTGCATGATGGAGGACTGAACAACATACACTAAAATGCTTGTAACAGCACCTCTACAAAATATCTgtataattaattaatgaaagCTCATTACTTATGCAAATATGTAGGTCAAGACCAGCATCAATAATGAATACACCATGCCTCTACTGTTAGCTTTATGTATACTTTATATAGATACACGTAATGTACAACGTGACCAATAGCTTTTACAGAGAATATAAAAGTTAATATGAGCCCTGCAGGGCCGTAGAAGATAATATTCTGCCCTGACCACAaggctttttaaattattttaaaatcacataGAAAACTACTGGTTTTATAGTTTTTTGACATCATCATCAATGATagaattatcatcatcatcatcactgataAAACTTCACTATAGTCATCATTAACATCAAACATCATTATCTTTATAATCTTTATCATCATTGAAAATACAACCATCGTTCTCTCACTAGTCATGGCTTTTTAAACAGCATCGTCACAGTTATTGATCACTGTTAtaatcatcatcctcatcttcatcatctgtttttttatgattatgtttAAGGCTTTTGCAAAGAAGACCCCAAACATCAGCTGATGCAAACTTGTGCCTGTAGGCTCACACACGTTACACAGAGTGTGCATACTACAACAAAGAGACCAGAAACctatacatttatatacatacataacTTAAGCATACATTGTTGAACAATTACTGGAAGTATTAAACTGTTtcacaaatgaaaataaatacagaaatgataAGTTGGTTATATTCATATGTACTTTGAAAGAAGAACACAAAAGCAAGCAAGGATTTTTAGGATTACAAACTAAATGCAAACAGGATCACAACAACACGTGGACCTTCACTCACATACTGTAGGTCATGGACGAGAAACGAAAAGCTTAGTTGGACTGGTACCCTATTGGGCCaatacacagacacaaataaaacatacCCAGTAGACTGAAAAGGTTTTCCATAAAGAAAGTGTTTTTGTCTAAACTGTAATCCTTAAGATTCACGGTAAACAATctgaaataagaaatgaatgatgtaaaaatatttaaaatgaatggATTTAGGTGTAAGCAACTGGGTCTGTGAATGCATGTAACccatgaaaagaaaaggaaatatgAATATGCgctaaaaataaacatacaatATTACCATATAGTTAGTTGGTTCATAGTAGGGGGCAGTAGTAATTCTTTATGGTAGTAGCCACCTGCAATAAAACAGAGGGAAGACCAAGAAGAAGCAACAGCTAATGAAGAagaccatagacatataaagagtagatgccgcattggctgctggggtgcaagaaatacggccgccatcttggtccggtcatcctacccatgatcctacctgtaaacgtaaactgaagcagcagagacttcaagatgccagagcattGTGCGGCagaatacctatcatacatcacatatatcacataacAGAATATTCtatactgttaagcccactatgaatattaaaatacgccaaaccatgtgtcctgtatcatacctacatgtatgacatttgcagagaaaaaaccctgcatgaaaaacagtttagtattcagcgagttatgattgattaaatgcgctgacactgaattgcgcctgccaaacagattacactgagtggagcgggtgacaGGGCCAAGATGTCTATGAAGAAGACTCAGTAAGCAGCTAGCTAACTAGCCTTTACCACAATGTGTGGcttctacttttaaaaaaatcttacgTTGCTAGTTAGGGAGTTTCGTGGATTTTgtagaaaacacagtttttgtCGACAATGTGCAGCTGCTTCAATGCAGCAATTTAGATTTGATTGGCCACAGAGTAAATAGTTGCAGATACACAAAGAGGCCACACAAGGAGTGTTTGCAATCATAACAAAGAGTGAAccctagacctgctcttttggTAAATTGTCTTGAGGTAATGTTTGATATGAATTGCCACTATACAAAAAAGATGGAATGATTGATAGACCGAAAAAAGGTACGGAAGAGTCAACAAAACAACCAAGATGCGAAATCTTAAGGATTACAAGTTTGAGTTCAAAAAGCAAGTTTCATCTTAAGCCTCAGAAAAAGCTTCTTTCCTACttaactaaaacaaaaaaagtatgCACGTTTCAAAAATTCTCTGCTCCACGCACCGATAAATGAAATCAGCCCAGCTGACTTCAGAATGCTTTGTCAGGAACCCACATGTTAGCCAGCACTGTTTTCTGAGGTCACTCTGATCAGGGCTTCAGTCATGGCACCTGTCGAGAAGAATTCAGCTTCAGAGTGAGATGACGACGTGATCCAGGTGATGTGTCCACGCACCACCTCCCATATGTTTCTTCCTAAactgcattcacacacatgtTGACCGCACAtctgaactctgactttgaatgTCTTTCTTCATAAAGCACAGTGGAGGGAACGCTTGACATATGCACCCATACTGCAATTTCTGTGTGCACTGATAGCATGCTCActgctgcatacacacacatacaacacaaACATATTGGTCTATAGTAAcccacatgcatgcatgtgcaccTGAAACATGGCAGTTGTGCTTTAAAAAGACCTAGAAACATGTAATGACGATGAGAGGGGGAGGTAGGGGGTGTGTGTGAGatggcagaaaacaaaccagCTGGTTGGTTGTTCATGTTTCGCTCCATGCATGTCCACATATCTGAGCTTCCTGAAGCTATGCTGTCACCCCTGTGTAGTGTGTGACGTCTACCCCAACAACTGCACAGGACTTGTGAACAGTCCTGGAGAGAAAGTGAGGTTTGTCTTCATCAGTGAAGTCTTTTCCGTAGTTGACAATAATTTCTGTAGTCAAACAGAAACTCAGTGTGTGGTTTATGAGTTTATGAGTTGAAGGACAGGAAGATGGAGGGGCTGGAGGTTGAGAAGATCGTCCCTCTTCACTTCTTGTTGGCGATGCGTCTCTTCCTGGTGGCCAGCATGTCATAGAAGGGGTCTCTGCTGATGCTTGCCCTAGAGAAGAAACCAATCACAGGACAgccatgaaataaataataaggcCACATGAGAGGAGGGTCTCAAGCATCTTTGATATGGAAATGTAGGCACATTTATACAAACCCCTGCCTAACTAGatcaaaaaaaagaacaaagtttgTGCAGTGACCTAGTTTGGTTTccatggtttctgaagaggaacCCCCTCCCGCTCCCAAGTTTTTCCTTGGTACTCCAGTTTTCTGGAACCTCCTCCAGAACTCTTCCAAGCATGtagtaaaacacacaaacataccaaCTATCCCACCTGCTTTTGTGAAGTTTCATATATCTGAGGAACAGATATAGTTCCAGATCAGTCAAGTGCATTCATTCACTCGGCCTTATTTTAGAGCGATGCAAAGGCAGCGTACAATAAGAGCGTGTGAGTCAGGAAGCCATTCGGGCTCTACTGAGGAGCCCAGTTTCACGGCTGCTAAATCCTGTTAGCACCAGCACAAAGCAAGAAGAGGCTCAACCCCCCACTGCGGATATCTCTGATTCCCTTTACAACGCCACGCACTGAAGAATGAGGCTGTGTATGATGACTATCCCGCTCTTTAATGCTGCTCATTGTCATTTTGCACAACCCAATTTCAAGAAACAAAAACTCCATTGTGGAGGGATCAAATCCAAGCACGGCTGGAGTGACTTATACAGAATAACACTTCCACCATTTTTGTCCTTAAGAATGTGCTAAAACCAAATGTATTCAAAAAGAAATATTAACTGTGCATACCCATCCTTTTCCCTTTACAAACACAGTGCTGAAATTTATGAGGAGAAATAGTCTACTTCCTCCACTAGCCCAGTTGGTCCACCATCATCtagatctgtgtgtttgtgactaaAGATCAGAAGGAAGAGCACTGCCTCTGTGATCATCTCTACTTTACAAGAAGGGGAAAATCATGATTTCCATAAAATGCCTTTTATCTCCCCAGACCTTAAGTCCTCTTGGACCCCTCTGGTAAAGCACAAGCTGTGGCTCGTTAGCCTCCCTGGCTACAAATACACTGGCCAAGTTTGGAGCTTCCCTTCCTGGATGGGTTTGCTGGCTCACCTTGGGGTGCTATAAGCGGTGACTAATCCTCCATCATTTCCCCAGTGAGTACTCTCTGGGAGTATGgagtgagggggaggagggggaggagggggagggattGCACTATATTTCAGTATACAAGTGTTCTGTTCTGCTGAGCCAACTCTCTTTGACATTGCACCATCTTTATGCAGGCGattacagagcaacatttaggtCACTGACAGAAATGCTATTATTACTGAGAGCTACAGTGTGGAGTGAATCTaagggaataaaaaaacacacatttgttgtctgttgtagtatttaaataaatgattgtaaaaacaacaaaaaaaatacttttttttcttttcaacccACAACTGTGTAAGTCTCTTGAACACTGTTTTCAATGCTCATTGTTGAGGCAATTTAGaaggaaaaaatatttattgtattaccCACATTGGATCGCGTCAGCTTGGAGAACTAGatcagaa is part of the Notolabrus celidotus isolate fNotCel1 chromosome 20, fNotCel1.pri, whole genome shotgun sequence genome and harbors:
- the LOC117832589 gene encoding voltage-dependent calcium channel gamma-5 subunit-like — translated: MSMCSSKALTLLSSLFAISSLGLLGVAVSTDYWLYLEEGVIMPLNQSTDIKTSLHSGLWRVCFLVGEESGRCFTIAYIMPMNVQLTSESTVNMLKMIRSATPFPLVSLLFMFIGFILSNIGHVRPHRTILAFVSGIFFILSGLALVVGLVLYISSINDEMLNTTKSRDSYVSYEYGWSFAFAAISFLLTESAGVMSVYLFMKRYTAEEIYQPRHPGFYHPRLSDCSDHSGQFLHPKAWSRGRSPSDVSSDTSLHLSTSYPTLLKYPDYDQVSSSPC